In Paenibacillus sp. FSL R7-0345, a single window of DNA contains:
- a CDS encoding ABC transporter ATP-binding protein yields the protein MLTVNQVDKSYSSGGLFFSRNKQVLHHISFALEAGEVLGIIGESGSGKSTLGRLLLGIEKPDHGTIQFEGRDIGERAGRKGKISAVFQDYTSSIHPYFTVEKALAEPLKIQGRNHIEVDQKIDSLLREVGLDSSYRKKYPHELSGGQAQRVCIARAVSTDPHYILLDEAVSSLDASVQFQILELLKKLKETYGMSYIFITHDLQAAAYLCDRMMFIRGGQIEEIISAQRLNEVQSEYSKAMLQMALRLTDSRDGKGRNIL from the coding sequence TTGTTGACCGTTAATCAGGTGGATAAATCATATTCTAGCGGGGGATTGTTCTTCAGCAGGAACAAGCAGGTGTTGCATCATATCAGCTTTGCCTTGGAGGCTGGCGAGGTGCTAGGCATCATCGGAGAGAGCGGAAGCGGGAAATCAACTTTGGGACGTCTGCTGCTTGGCATCGAGAAGCCGGACCACGGCACGATTCAATTTGAAGGCAGGGATATAGGGGAGCGGGCCGGCAGAAAGGGAAAGATCAGTGCTGTATTTCAAGATTATACCTCTTCAATCCATCCCTATTTCACTGTGGAGAAGGCATTGGCGGAACCGCTCAAAATTCAAGGACGTAATCATATAGAAGTCGATCAAAAAATTGACAGCCTGTTACGTGAAGTAGGCTTGGACAGCTCTTACCGGAAAAAGTATCCCCATGAGCTGTCGGGAGGACAAGCACAGCGGGTGTGCATTGCTAGAGCAGTTTCAACGGATCCTCATTATATTCTCCTGGATGAAGCCGTCAGTTCTCTGGATGCATCTGTTCAGTTCCAGATTCTGGAGCTACTGAAGAAGCTGAAAGAGACGTACGGCATGAGCTATATTTTCATTACGCATGATCTTCAGGCAGCTGCCTATTTGTGCGACCGGATGATGTTTATCCGCGGCGGTCAGATCGAAGAGATCATATCCGCCCAGCGATTAAACGAGGTGCAGTCTGAATACTCCAAAGCGATGCTGCAGATGGCATTACGTTTAACAGACAGCAGAGATGGGAAGGGGAGAAACATATTGTGA
- a CDS encoding MFS transporter produces MRGALAWPFMRLYLLTLFYFSSNSILNVIIPLKGESLGASNSTIGIVMGAYLFTTMFLRPWAGQVIYRQGPVKMLRIILIINALALSLYTITGLGGYFFARMLQGVCTAFFSMSLQLGIIDSLPEKDRSQGISMYSLCASMPGVIGPFLALNIWESGNMSVFSITIISMAVLTGAFGFSATMEAPDKRPLPQQADRQGSFSQLFTNPHLFLCSILMLGSSVIFGGVTTFIPLYAGQVQHASAALYLMLQAGTIVAARFFLRKKIPSDGKWHPAFIKAVILALTAASLCTGLSGYGGFVVFYCGALLMGLAQAMLYPTLTTYLTFALPESNRNVLIGLFIAMADLGVSLGGVLLGPVADLLSYSWMYILCAMLGSGLFLFISSQQLKLK; encoded by the coding sequence GTGAGGGGAGCTTTGGCTTGGCCCTTTATGAGATTATATTTATTGACACTTTTCTACTTCAGTTCAAATTCGATTCTGAATGTAATTATACCTTTAAAAGGTGAATCACTCGGTGCAAGCAACTCGACTATAGGTATAGTCATGGGAGCTTATTTGTTTACAACGATGTTCCTGCGGCCCTGGGCAGGTCAGGTCATCTACCGGCAGGGCCCGGTAAAAATGCTGCGGATCATCCTAATCATCAACGCCCTGGCTTTGTCACTGTATACGATTACCGGTTTAGGCGGCTATTTCTTTGCACGGATGCTGCAAGGGGTGTGCACAGCCTTTTTCTCCATGTCGCTGCAGCTTGGCATTATCGATTCGCTGCCTGAAAAAGACCGTTCGCAAGGCATATCCATGTATTCGCTCTGTGCCTCAATGCCCGGGGTCATAGGACCGTTCTTGGCACTGAATATTTGGGAGTCTGGAAACATGAGTGTTTTTTCGATAACAATCATTAGCATGGCTGTACTTACCGGCGCTTTTGGCTTTAGTGCTACGATGGAAGCGCCAGATAAACGTCCATTGCCACAGCAAGCTGACAGGCAAGGTTCCTTCAGCCAGTTATTCACTAACCCCCACCTGTTTTTATGTAGCATACTGATGCTGGGATCATCTGTTATCTTCGGCGGAGTCACCACGTTTATTCCTTTGTACGCAGGACAGGTACAGCACGCCAGCGCAGCTCTCTATCTGATGTTGCAGGCGGGAACGATTGTAGCCGCAAGATTCTTTTTGCGCAAAAAAATACCTTCTGACGGCAAATGGCATCCTGCCTTTATAAAAGCGGTCATTTTGGCCCTTACTGCTGCTTCCCTGTGTACCGGACTATCCGGTTATGGCGGATTTGTGGTATTCTATTGCGGTGCATTGCTGATGGGATTGGCCCAAGCGATGCTGTATCCGACTTTAACAACCTACTTAACCTTCGCTCTCCCGGAGTCTAATCGCAATGTGCTGATCGGGCTGTTTATTGCTATGGCTGATCTGGGCGTATCGCTTGGTGGAGTATTGCTTGGTCCTGTTGCCGATTTGCTATCCTATTCCTGGATGTATATACTTTGTGCCATGCTTGGATCAGGGTTGTTTCTTTTTATTTCCAGTCAACAGCTGAAACTGAAATGA
- a CDS encoding TrkH family potassium uptake protein, whose translation MPKIKIPLFVRNLNLTSSRIIFLGFAVPLIVGAILLNLPFSSSTGESVGWLNALFTSTSAICVTGLVVIDTGSDFSHFGQIVILFLIQLGGLGFMTYGVLIAVIMGRKIGLKERMLIQQSANAVTPQGVVRLSLNIFLISIIVETVGAVILALRWAGEMGPARAIYYGVFHSISAFNNAGFALWPDSLSRFVGDPLINIVISLLFIIGGIGFIVILDLYRKRRWRDLSLHTKIVLITSGFLCLAGFLIVFMIELFNSRTFGTLSWKEKIWAGYFQGVVTRTAGFNSIDIGAMLPATQFFMIFLMFIGASSGSTGGGIKTTTFTVLLLSIIATVKGSTDVQFLKKRIPQEIVFRALAVMTISMGVVLTATFLLTITEYPEHNNFLALLFEATSAFGTVGMSMNLTAGLSDAGKCIIIITMFIGRLGPLTLAFALAQKSVKQKYRYPEDKLLIG comes from the coding sequence ATGCCAAAAATAAAGATTCCCTTATTTGTTAGGAACTTAAACTTAACATCATCAAGAATCATTTTCCTGGGCTTTGCAGTGCCTTTAATTGTTGGAGCTATATTACTGAATTTGCCGTTTTCTTCTTCAACAGGGGAAAGTGTGGGGTGGTTGAATGCACTCTTTACTTCGACCTCGGCGATCTGTGTCACTGGATTGGTTGTCATTGACACCGGCAGTGATTTTTCCCATTTCGGGCAGATAGTAATCCTGTTCCTGATCCAACTAGGCGGTTTAGGTTTTATGACATATGGTGTCTTGATTGCCGTAATTATGGGCCGGAAGATAGGATTAAAGGAACGCATGCTCATTCAGCAATCTGCTAATGCAGTTACGCCTCAAGGGGTTGTTAGGTTGTCACTTAATATCTTTCTGATTTCAATAATTGTTGAGACTGTCGGAGCCGTTATACTTGCTCTGCGGTGGGCAGGTGAAATGGGACCGGCAAGAGCTATTTACTACGGTGTGTTCCATTCTATTTCAGCCTTTAATAATGCGGGATTCGCTTTATGGCCGGACAGCTTAAGCCGATTTGTTGGGGATCCGTTGATTAATATTGTTATCTCACTGTTGTTTATCATTGGTGGGATCGGGTTCATTGTCATCCTTGATTTATACCGGAAAAGAAGATGGCGGGATCTCTCTTTGCATACCAAAATTGTACTCATCACTTCCGGTTTTCTTTGTTTAGCTGGTTTTTTGATTGTATTTATGATTGAACTCTTTAATAGCCGGACCTTTGGCACGCTTTCGTGGAAGGAAAAAATATGGGCTGGATATTTTCAAGGAGTCGTTACACGGACTGCCGGTTTCAACTCTATTGATATTGGAGCGATGCTACCAGCCACCCAGTTTTTCATGATCTTCCTTATGTTCATTGGAGCCTCTTCTGGATCAACAGGCGGCGGTATTAAAACAACTACCTTTACTGTACTTCTTTTGAGTATCATTGCAACGGTAAAAGGGAGCACAGATGTACAATTTTTGAAAAAGCGCATACCACAAGAAATTGTATTCAGGGCGTTGGCTGTAATGACAATCTCAATGGGCGTGGTGCTTACAGCTACATTTCTTTTAACAATAACAGAATATCCGGAACATAATAATTTCCTTGCACTGCTGTTTGAAGCAACCTCTGCTTTTGGCACGGTCGGAATGTCCATGAACCTGACAGCTGGTCTATCCGATGCAGGAAAATGTATCATCATTATTACGATGTTTATTGGAAGACTTGGACCCTTAACCTTGGCTTTTGCCCTTGCTCAAAAGAGTGTAAAACAAAAATATCGTTACCCTGAAGATAAATTACTGATAGGCTGA
- a CDS encoding alpha/beta hydrolase has protein sequence MSRLSKLFQLKNGSRIEYTLVGSGKPILLFHGGHSDCHEELGYSNLLEQGYSILTPSRAGYGKTSKELGPSLDSVCEAYYQLLNALQISKVHVIAVSAGGPTGITFAAKYPTRVSSLILQSAVAQKWHDQNDTTYKAARILFHPSREKYTWRLLSYLSGRVPKVVVKQMLPSFSKLPAAEIMLQWNEDDIDQFSAMIQRQRSHHGFMFDLRQTASSLVPEMKSILCPTLIMHSKYDNAVLPEHAYAAKYHISGSQLCLLESWGHLIWLGRGADSVHKKLNSFLTTVDS, from the coding sequence ATGTCGAGATTATCTAAGTTATTTCAGTTAAAGAATGGATCAAGAATAGAATATACCCTTGTTGGATCAGGGAAGCCGATATTGCTTTTTCATGGAGGACACTCTGATTGCCACGAGGAGCTTGGATACAGTAATCTATTGGAACAAGGCTACAGTATCCTTACTCCCTCTCGGGCAGGCTACGGAAAGACAAGCAAGGAGTTGGGACCCTCTCTGGATTCAGTTTGTGAAGCTTATTATCAATTATTGAATGCTCTCCAAATCAGCAAGGTCCATGTCATAGCTGTGTCTGCCGGCGGCCCAACCGGTATTACATTTGCTGCGAAGTATCCAACACGTGTCAGCAGTCTCATACTCCAGTCTGCAGTAGCCCAAAAGTGGCACGATCAAAATGACACAACCTATAAAGCAGCCCGAATACTATTTCATCCTTCCAGAGAAAAATACACATGGAGACTGCTTTCTTATCTCAGTGGCCGCGTTCCTAAAGTTGTCGTGAAGCAAATGCTCCCATCCTTCAGCAAACTTCCGGCTGCTGAAATTATGCTTCAATGGAATGAAGATGACATCGACCAATTTTCTGCCATGATTCAGCGTCAGCGTTCACATCATGGCTTCATGTTTGACCTAAGGCAAACGGCCTCTTCTCTTGTACCTGAAATGAAAAGCATTTTATGTCCAACCTTAATCATGCACAGCAAATATGATAATGCTGTTTTACCTGAGCATGCATATGCTGCAAAATATCATATCTCAGGGTCACAACTTTGTCTTCTTGAAAGCTGGGGACATCTAATCTGGCTGGGAAGAGGAGCAGATTCTGTTCATAAGAAGTTGAATTCATTCCTGACTACTGTAGATTCGTAA
- a CDS encoding cation:proton antiporter, with protein MNHFNDVFIQILILLAISMAVIAIAKKWNQPYSIALVVVGLLLGFLHVPVLVEAEAFITQSHVFQAIIISLFLPILLGDATLKLPFAHLREQHKPVLALAFGGTLLSFLIIGLAVYWGLGLPLIVSFTFAALMSATDPISVISIFKSLGVPKNIVTIIEGESLFNDGIAVVLFQISSVYLLSYMEMGWAGVGSGILLFLKFSLGGILIGAVMGYLFSQLIRLYDDYPLEIGFSMLLFFGSYFIAEHFHVSGVIAVAVSGLIFGNYGSRIGMSETTKVNINSFWDVITLVANSLIFLMIGLEIRNINFTDKWLLIIASILIVLAGRTLALYASLSFLKNFPASWKVVLNWGGLKGSLSIALALSLPATFEGREDILVLTFSIVLFSLLVQGLSIKPLVKKMKLTGDNVMEKSL; from the coding sequence ATGAATCATTTTAATGATGTATTTATTCAGATTTTAATTCTGCTTGCCATATCCATGGCGGTCATTGCAATTGCGAAAAAATGGAATCAGCCCTATTCCATCGCGCTTGTAGTGGTAGGGCTTCTGCTGGGATTTTTACATGTTCCTGTTTTGGTGGAAGCAGAGGCTTTTATCACCCAATCGCATGTATTTCAGGCCATAATCATCTCCTTATTCCTGCCGATCCTCTTGGGGGATGCCACCCTAAAGCTTCCTTTCGCTCATCTCCGGGAACAACATAAGCCGGTGCTGGCCTTAGCTTTTGGAGGAACTCTGCTGTCATTTCTCATCATCGGCCTGGCTGTTTATTGGGGACTCGGCCTTCCGCTTATTGTTTCTTTTACTTTTGCTGCGCTGATGAGTGCGACAGACCCTATTAGTGTGATTTCGATTTTTAAATCTTTGGGTGTCCCGAAGAACATTGTTACTATTATTGAAGGAGAATCTCTTTTTAATGATGGAATTGCTGTAGTACTATTTCAAATATCTTCGGTATACCTGTTGTCTTATATGGAAATGGGCTGGGCAGGGGTTGGCAGCGGCATTTTACTGTTCCTGAAATTTTCTTTAGGCGGTATCCTTATCGGAGCGGTAATGGGCTATTTGTTCTCGCAATTAATCCGTCTGTATGATGATTATCCGTTGGAAATCGGCTTCTCCATGCTGCTGTTCTTCGGGAGTTACTTTATAGCAGAACATTTTCATGTATCCGGAGTTATTGCTGTCGCGGTAAGTGGACTGATCTTTGGGAATTACGGTTCGCGGATAGGCATGTCAGAGACTACCAAGGTAAATATCAATTCTTTTTGGGATGTCATCACCCTGGTAGCTAACTCATTGATCTTCCTGATGATTGGACTTGAGATCAGAAATATTAACTTTACCGATAAATGGCTGCTTATTATAGCTTCGATTCTTATTGTGCTGGCAGGACGGACTCTCGCATTGTATGCCAGTCTTAGCTTTCTGAAGAATTTCCCGGCCTCTTGGAAAGTTGTATTGAACTGGGGCGGATTGAAGGGAAGTCTCTCCATTGCACTCGCATTAAGTCTGCCTGCAACTTTTGAAGGCAGGGAGGATATTCTGGTCTTAACCTTCAGTATTGTCCTGTTTTCCCTTCTGGTTCAAGGGCTGTCCATCAAACCGCTGGTGAAGAAAATGAAATTGACCGGGGATAATGTTATGGAAAAGTCTTTATGA
- a CDS encoding ClC family H(+)/Cl(-) exchange transporter, with the protein MNENDTRKSLNIWFDFKFRLLAGGIAVGVLSGVVVVFFRFVLEYVLEQVLIFYRYQLNHLWIIPLWFIVLIVSGWATGMLVKKQPAISGSGIPQVKAVLQNKLEVNWWKAVSAKFIGGTVSIGAGLSLGREGPSIQIGALVAQGFSRLMRRTKTEEHMLITCGASAGLAAAFNAPIAGVIFALEEVHMNFSPLVMIAALASSLMADFVSKEFFGLNPVFHFSSIGAIPLSQYFHLILLGFIVGAAGIGFNKGIYAFQDLYRKITWLPAHYRPVIPFVMAGIVGLFLPSVLGGGNNLVNDLVAGAFQIKFLLIILAIKFLFTMFSYGSSAPGGIFLPMLVIGALIGVIYSKLMNGLIGAPVLSESSFLILAMAGLLTASLKAPITGIILITEMTGSFTNLLSTGVVCLAAYMTAELFRSYPVYEVLLERFLHQGRGTRSPESSESSSKIILEIPIHHGALLDGLSIKEFSWPAQCLIVSVKRGSQDMIPYGDLILRAGDYLTILTGDHNVPVVNKSLGQAANISQFQ; encoded by the coding sequence TTGAATGAAAATGATACCCGGAAATCGCTGAACATCTGGTTTGATTTTAAGTTCCGGCTGCTGGCCGGCGGAATAGCTGTAGGCGTGCTGTCCGGTGTAGTCGTCGTGTTTTTCCGGTTTGTCCTGGAGTATGTACTGGAACAGGTACTTATTTTTTATCGTTATCAGCTTAATCATTTATGGATCATACCCTTGTGGTTCATCGTTCTGATTGTATCCGGATGGGCAACGGGTATGCTTGTAAAAAAACAGCCTGCGATTTCCGGTAGCGGGATTCCTCAAGTTAAAGCAGTACTCCAGAATAAATTAGAGGTGAACTGGTGGAAAGCAGTATCTGCCAAATTCATTGGAGGAACCGTTAGTATCGGCGCGGGATTATCCCTCGGAAGAGAAGGCCCCTCCATTCAGATTGGCGCATTGGTGGCCCAAGGCTTCAGCAGGTTAATGCGAAGAACAAAAACAGAAGAACATATGCTGATTACCTGTGGAGCAAGCGCAGGACTGGCCGCGGCATTTAATGCACCTATTGCGGGCGTGATATTTGCATTAGAGGAAGTGCATATGAACTTTTCTCCTCTGGTCATGATTGCCGCGCTGGCTTCCTCACTTATGGCCGATTTTGTATCGAAAGAGTTTTTTGGACTGAATCCGGTTTTTCACTTTTCCAGTATTGGCGCGATTCCGCTTAGTCAGTATTTCCATTTGATCCTCTTAGGGTTTATCGTAGGTGCAGCAGGAATCGGGTTTAATAAAGGCATATATGCCTTTCAGGATTTGTACCGGAAAATAACATGGCTGCCTGCTCATTACAGACCGGTCATTCCTTTTGTGATGGCTGGCATTGTCGGGTTATTCCTGCCTTCAGTTCTTGGGGGCGGGAACAATCTGGTCAATGATCTGGTAGCCGGTGCATTTCAAATAAAGTTTCTGCTCATTATCCTGGCAATCAAATTCTTATTCACTATGTTTAGCTACGGGTCGTCTGCTCCTGGCGGCATATTCCTGCCGATGCTGGTAATTGGCGCATTAATCGGTGTAATATACAGCAAACTGATGAATGGTCTGATTGGGGCGCCTGTACTTAGTGAAAGCAGTTTTCTGATCTTGGCCATGGCCGGATTGCTCACTGCCAGCTTAAAAGCTCCGATCACAGGAATTATTCTAATTACCGAAATGACAGGCTCATTTACCAATTTACTCTCCACTGGCGTGGTTTGTCTGGCGGCATACATGACAGCAGAGTTATTCCGCTCTTATCCTGTTTACGAGGTGCTTCTTGAGCGTTTCCTGCACCAGGGCAGAGGAACACGCTCACCTGAATCTTCGGAATCTTCGTCAAAGATTATTCTGGAAATTCCCATTCATCACGGCGCTCTCCTTGATGGCCTCTCTATCAAAGAGTTCTCATGGCCAGCCCAATGTCTGATTGTTTCGGTCAAACGCGGTTCACAGGATATGATTCCTTACGGCGATTTAATATTAAGAGCAGGAGATTATCTGACTATTCTAACGGGGGACCACAATGTTCCTGTTGTTAATAAGTCTTTGGGGCAAGCTGCAAATATCAGCCAGTTTCAATAG
- a CDS encoding HAD-IA family hydrolase: MIKGIIFDFDGTIIDTETAWYTAFSEAYEEHGVELTLEKYSTCIGTSLNSFNPYEYLITDLKLDIDKDKFRTDVQLRHSKLMELEEMRPGIQHYLDSAKDAGLRMGLASSSSMEWVGRYLDQLGISDYFECIRTSDHVKNVKPDPELYNQTLAYLNIAPEEAVAIEDSPNGARAAAAAGMNCVIIPNAITSFLEFDDASSKIECLSQLDFEQATSRSYFSN, from the coding sequence TTGATCAAGGGTATTATTTTTGACTTCGACGGAACTATTATCGACACAGAGACTGCCTGGTACACTGCTTTTAGTGAGGCCTATGAAGAACATGGAGTGGAATTGACTCTTGAGAAGTATTCAACCTGTATTGGCACGAGTTTGAACAGCTTTAACCCGTATGAATATCTCATAACGGATCTGAAGCTGGATATTGACAAAGATAAATTTAGAACGGATGTTCAGCTGAGACATAGCAAGCTGATGGAGCTCGAAGAGATGCGTCCGGGGATTCAGCATTATCTTGATTCTGCAAAGGATGCCGGACTGCGCATGGGGTTAGCTTCAAGCTCATCCATGGAATGGGTCGGCAGATACCTGGATCAACTGGGGATTAGCGATTATTTTGAATGCATCCGGACTTCTGATCATGTTAAAAACGTGAAGCCTGACCCTGAACTCTATAATCAAACCTTAGCGTATCTGAATATTGCTCCAGAAGAGGCCGTTGCCATTGAAGATTCACCGAATGGTGCGAGGGCAGCGGCAGCAGCTGGTATGAACTGCGTAATTATCCCGAATGCTATTACCTCATTCCTGGAGTTTGATGACGCATCTTCCAAAATAGAATGTCTAAGCCAGCTGGATTTTGAGCAGGCAACTTCCCGGAGCTACTTCAGCAATTAA
- a CDS encoding mannitol-1-phosphate 5-dehydrogenase: MRAVHFGAGNIGRGFIGPMLSNSGYRVCFVGRNTSKITQLQGRGQYSITFANENRDRYIVDNVTAVNLGDTAEVAKEIAKAEIVTTAVGITALKDIASTLARGIELRLSNGEQSKPLHVFACENGIKSSQQLKEAVYRHLKQSCKELADRFVAFPNVMVDRIVPVQKNKDPLEILVEPFSEWVIPRSDMIGDYNEIKGAHYVDSLDPYLERKLFTVNTGHCSAAYFGYMEGYHSIKEAMSDPGIRSRVQGVLRETGSLLIHLYGFEPEAHEKYIQKMMGRFSNPNFTDTVNRVARSPLRKLSPSERLVKPAMLANELGLETTYLVLAISNALFFDDTKDQEAVVLQEAIRKQGVSDVIKTKLGIPVEHPLHYQIVRGYNKLCLQYPHMSSSGFQSMFLRIRESHF; this comes from the coding sequence TTGAGAGCCGTTCATTTTGGGGCAGGCAATATTGGCAGAGGGTTTATCGGACCCATGCTGTCTAACTCAGGGTACAGAGTTTGTTTTGTCGGGAGAAACACAAGCAAAATAACCCAGCTGCAAGGACGGGGCCAGTATTCTATTACATTTGCCAATGAGAATCGGGACCGTTATATTGTCGATAACGTGACTGCGGTCAATCTGGGGGACACTGCAGAGGTAGCGAAGGAAATCGCTAAGGCCGAAATCGTGACTACAGCAGTGGGGATAACGGCTTTAAAAGATATCGCCAGTACACTTGCGCGGGGAATTGAGCTGAGATTGAGCAACGGTGAGCAATCCAAACCGCTTCATGTATTTGCCTGTGAGAACGGAATAAAAAGCAGTCAGCAATTGAAGGAGGCTGTTTACCGGCATTTGAAGCAATCCTGTAAGGAGCTTGCAGATCGTTTTGTCGCTTTTCCTAATGTGATGGTTGACCGGATCGTCCCCGTTCAAAAAAATAAAGATCCACTTGAAATTCTAGTAGAGCCATTCAGTGAATGGGTCATTCCCCGCAGTGATATGATAGGTGATTATAACGAAATTAAAGGCGCACATTATGTGGATTCACTGGATCCCTACCTCGAGCGCAAGCTTTTTACCGTAAACACCGGTCATTGCAGTGCAGCTTACTTTGGATACATGGAAGGTTATCACAGTATTAAGGAGGCCATGTCAGATCCGGGTATCAGATCCCGGGTTCAAGGGGTTCTGCGTGAGACTGGAAGCTTGTTAATTCACCTGTATGGATTTGAACCAGAAGCTCATGAAAAGTATATACAGAAAATGATGGGCCGTTTTTCAAATCCTAACTTTACAGACACCGTTAATCGTGTAGCCCGTTCCCCGCTTCGCAAGCTTTCCCCATCAGAAAGACTGGTTAAACCCGCTATGCTTGCTAATGAATTGGGCTTGGAGACGACATATCTGGTTCTTGCCATTTCTAATGCGCTTTTCTTCGATGATACCAAGGATCAGGAAGCCGTTGTTCTTCAGGAAGCTATCCGTAAACAAGGCGTTAGTGACGTAATTAAAACAAAGCTGGGAATTCCCGTAGAGCATCCGCTTCATTACCAGATTGTCAGGGGATATAATAAGCTTTGTTTGCAGTATCCTCATATGTCGAGTAGCGGATTTCAGTCTATGTTTCTCCGCATTCGTGAATCACACTTTTAA
- a CDS encoding Na+/H+ antiporter subunit E, translated as MALQGLLNLLIAFLWMAINNSSSSANFIIGYLLGLAFLLMFRKANPQKKPFYLFRFWAIVKLLLIFLRELILSNFVVISHILRPKLTIRPGIFAYETSLTTPWEVTLLSSLICLTPGTLTLDISGDGKTLYIHAIDIKDTDKLVEHIRGTFEQAIAAVTR; from the coding sequence GTGGCTTTACAAGGTTTATTAAATCTGTTAATCGCTTTTCTTTGGATGGCGATAAACAACAGCAGTTCCAGCGCAAATTTTATAATAGGGTATCTGTTAGGTCTAGCATTTTTATTAATGTTCCGAAAAGCAAACCCACAGAAAAAGCCGTTTTATCTTTTCCGCTTTTGGGCAATAGTGAAGCTGTTACTCATTTTTTTACGCGAGTTAATTCTCTCGAATTTTGTTGTAATTAGTCACATTCTTCGACCCAAATTAACTATTCGTCCCGGCATTTTTGCATACGAAACTTCATTAACCACACCCTGGGAGGTCACGCTCTTATCTAGCCTAATCTGTTTGACACCGGGGACATTGACCCTTGATATTTCAGGAGACGGTAAGACTTTGTACATTCACGCTATAGACATTAAAGATACTGATAAGCTTGTTGAGCATATAAGAGGGACCTTTGAACAGGCTATTGCAGCAGTAACGCGCTGA
- a CDS encoding alpha/beta hydrolase, with the protein MPHVQVNGTMIYYEMYGSGLPIVFIHDYSTSHHLFAPQTEYFSKRAKVIVFDLRGNGKSGKLDVETSRIIDTQCEDLKELIETLSIDRAVIVASSSGAVLALKYASLYPGRVINLILVDSYFNSDVTALGSKVMNTLEIIAWASHYLPAEMFIRSLRITYNNWLLAYHILKKELIQQRTTELIKQRLALRYTINCIDLLELKMPALYISGDRNNWILEQVKKTASRSPQAQLAVLEDAMYPSHLCQPELFNRLLLDYLKDQQCFQSVNQYG; encoded by the coding sequence ATGCCACATGTTCAAGTCAATGGAACTATGATTTATTACGAGATGTATGGAAGTGGTCTTCCTATTGTTTTTATCCATGATTATTCAACCTCTCATCATCTATTTGCACCGCAAACAGAGTATTTCAGTAAACGTGCTAAAGTTATTGTATTTGATTTGAGAGGCAACGGAAAATCAGGTAAGCTGGATGTCGAAACTAGCCGGATTATAGATACTCAATGTGAAGATTTGAAGGAATTAATAGAAACTTTATCTATTGATCGAGCAGTAATTGTAGCCTCCTCCAGTGGAGCCGTACTTGCCCTCAAATATGCCTCACTTTATCCCGGCAGAGTAATAAATCTGATTCTTGTTGACAGTTATTTTAATAGTGATGTAACAGCTTTAGGTAGTAAAGTGATGAATACACTAGAAATCATCGCATGGGCGTCCCATTATCTTCCTGCAGAAATGTTTATCCGTTCTTTAAGAATCACTTATAATAACTGGCTGTTAGCTTATCATATCTTGAAAAAGGAACTTATTCAGCAACGAACCACGGAATTAATTAAGCAGCGACTGGCTCTCCGATACACCATTAATTGTATAGATTTATTAGAATTAAAAATGCCTGCTCTTTATATATCTGGAGACCGCAATAATTGGATACTGGAACAGGTAAAAAAAACGGCTTCTCGATCTCCTCAAGCCCAACTCGCAGTCCTGGAGGATGCAATGTATCCAAGCCATTTGTGCCAGCCTGAGCTCTTTAACCGGCTGCTGCTGGATTATTTAAAGGATCAGCAATGTTTTCAATCAGTTAATCAATACGGATAA
- a CDS encoding DinB family protein, with translation MSHFVVDQLGFVRRQTVDYVRSISDSEAEVIPAGLKNNIIWNLGHMYVVFEKFAFQLTGEETNYPANFSTLFNPGTKPSDWDIEPPTKFQIISLLTEQMERVESVLSSKWKEEINPHYKSSTGNTYSTVEQLLGFLIYHEAMHFATIKNIRSIVNSLD, from the coding sequence ATGAGTCATTTTGTCGTGGATCAGTTGGGATTTGTTCGCCGTCAGACCGTTGATTATGTGCGGAGCATAAGTGATTCTGAAGCGGAAGTCATTCCGGCAGGCTTGAAAAACAATATAATATGGAATCTAGGCCACATGTATGTTGTATTTGAGAAGTTTGCTTTCCAGCTTACCGGGGAAGAAACGAATTATCCTGCTAATTTTAGCACGTTGTTTAATCCGGGAACTAAACCTTCTGACTGGGATATAGAACCTCCAACGAAGTTTCAAATCATTAGCCTGTTAACTGAACAAATGGAAAGGGTTGAATCGGTGCTTTCAAGCAAATGGAAAGAGGAAATTAATCCCCACTATAAGTCGTCTACAGGAAATACCTATTCAACGGTAGAACAGTTACTGGGTTTTCTAATTTACCATGAGGCCATGCACTTTGCGACGATTAAGAATATCAGGAGCATAGTTAACAGTTTGGATTAA